The DNA window GCCTGGGCAAGGAAGGTGTGACCAATCCGGTTTACGGACCTTTGACCTGGCCGCTCGGGACCGGTACGGTTTATTTCAACATACCCAGAACAGGTACGCTTTCCGTGGACCTGCAGCGCACTTATTACACCCAGGACCTCTACCCTATCAGTGCCAACAATTTCAGCGCCAACCTCCTGACCATTCGCTTTACGCGTGATTTCTAGCTAAATAGGGATGAATGTTGAAATCTGAAGAGAGACAAGAGATCATTCTTGAAGATAGAACCCGCATCCACGAGGTTACGCAACGAGGAGGAAACCACTATGAACAAGATCATTAACACCGCAGCGCTTGTAATCTTCTTGACACTATTGGCAGGAGCCTGGCTTCTGATGACGGCTTCCAGTTTGCGAGCGAAGACTTCAGCCGCATCCACTTTTGATGCAAAGTGCGCTGCGTGCCATTCGAAGGACGGAAGCGGGAGCAGTCCGATGGGGAAGAGCATGAAGATACCGGATCTGCGTTCGAAAGCGGTACAGTCGAAGTCAGATGCCGAGCTTGACAGCTTCATCACGAAAGGTAAGGGAATGATGCCGGCTTACGCCAGTCAACTCAGCAGGGAAGAGATTAACGACCTTGTCGCGTACATCCGCCACCTTGGCGGCAAAAAGAAATAGGGTTTACTCAAGAAAGATATCATCGCCCGACTGAAGAGTCTGGAGGCGCTAACTTATGAGCAAGGTTAAACAAGCAGTAGTATTCGGCGTTGCCCTGGGTGCGGCCATCTTGCTGTCTTCTCTTTCTTCCTTAGGCAACATGCAGATTGCCAAGAA is part of the Acidobacteriota bacterium genome and encodes:
- a CDS encoding cytochrome c translates to MNKIINTAALVIFLTLLAGAWLLMTASSLRAKTSAASTFDAKCAACHSKDGSGSSPMGKSMKIPDLRSKAVQSKSDAELDSFITKGKGMMPAYASQLSREEINDLVAYIRHLGGKKK